CCGTGAGATCCCAGCAGCTCCGCAGTCACCCCGTCTCCTTTGGAAAGCGTAGCCGTGAAGGTCCCATCATAAATCTGACCATGCCCGCAGGAGGGACTTCGCTCTTTCAGAACCGCAGCCTGGCAGTTCAAAGCCTTGCACAGACGCAATGTCTCCGCCGCTCCCCGGCAGTAGGCCTCCGTCACATCTGTGCCTGACCGAGTAACCACACGGTTCCCTTGCCGTTCTGCCGGCGGACGGGGTGTTGCCAGTCCACCCAGCTGTTCCGGACAGACCGGCACCAACTCGTGGCACCTGGCCAGCGCCGCTGCCAGAGAATGGGGCTTAGAGGCACCGTCATACCGGCAGGACACCCCCAAAAGACACGCAGAAATCAGCACACGCATCGTTGCTTCCTCACACGCCCTGCATGGCCTGCCGCTCCCGCTGAAGCTCTGCATACAGTGTCAGCGCGTTCCAGCCCCGGTTATGTGCCGTCAGCACTGCTTTCAGACACTCCGGCCCGGCCCCAGCGCGGCTGAGAGCCGGCAGCAGCTCATCCAGCTGATCGTCCAATCCGCACAGCACCAGCATCCGCCCCCCCAGCGGTCCGCCTGCATAGGGCTGCATTGGACCGGCTGCGGCATCCAACGTATCCAGCCCTGCCAGCACCGCCATGGGCTTATTGTAATCTGTCCGTCCCACCGGCACCAGCTCCACCTGAAAGGGCTTCACGGCTCCCTCCAGCGCCAGAATATTCAGCAGTGACTCAAACCCGAATAACAGCAGTTTTCCGCTCATA
Above is a genomic segment from Pusillibacter faecalis containing:
- a CDS encoding DUF3783 domain-containing protein, producing MSGKLLLFGFESLLNILALEGAVKPFQVELVPVGRTDYNKPMAVLAGLDTLDAAAGPMQPYAGGPLGGRMLVLCGLDDQLDELLPALSRAGAGPECLKAVLTAHNRGWNALTLYAELQRERQAMQGV
- a CDS encoding DUF523 domain-containing protein, producing MRVLISACLLGVSCRYDGASKPHSLAAALARCHELVPVCPEQLGGLATPRPPAERQGNRVVTRSGTDVTEAYCRGAAETLRLCKALNCQAAVLKERSPSCGHGQIYDGTFTATLSKGDGVTAELLGSHGIRVYGESQLEELLK